TTAAATCAATTGATAAGTTAAGTGCTTTGAAATAGAGCGATCGCACTCCCACACCTCCCAAAACAGCGATTCCTGCGGAGCGCTTCGCTATCGCACTCCCACATCCCAAAAGCATCAATTAAGCAGACATTAAACGCTGTGTAGGTTCAGGAATTTTTCGACCTAACTCTTGAGCAGTTTCTATCCATTCCTGCATAATAATTTCTATATTTTGCAGTGCTTCTTGATAAGTTTCTCCATCAGCAGCACATCCCGGTAAATCTGGAACTTCTGCGATAAATGCTTGGTCTTGTTCACTCCAATAGAGATTAATTTCATAGCGCAGAGTCATCTTAACCTCCTAGCTGATATTTAAGTAACATTTCACGGACTTGTTTAACTTGATATGCTTTGGCTTTTCCTTGTTTGGGTTGAAGGTTCAAGATTTCTTCAACTCCTTCTTTTGTAAAAATGTGGTGACTACCACGAATTCTTTCATCAAATCCTAATCTGATTAAGAGTTGACACAATTGCTCAAAGGATATATTTGTGTCAGATGCGCCTGATAGAATTTTAGCTGATAGCTTGTCTTGTTGACTCACAAGTTATAATTTTATTGACTCAGATGCTTATAATAATCGAAAGCGATGCCTTCGGTCAGCTTCGCTATCGCACTCCCACATTCCCAACATCCCCAAAAGAGCGATTCCTACGGAGCGCTTCGCTATCGCACCTCCTCACAACCCTAACAAGCGATTCCTACGGAGCGCTTCGCTATCGCATCCCCCACATCCCAAACAGCGATTCCTACGGAGCGCTTCGCTATCGCACTCCCACACCCCAAAAGCGATAGCACCTCCACACCCCCAACCAGCGATCGCACTCTCCACATCCTCAACAAGCGAACTGCTTGCAGCAGCGCTTCGCTATCGCACTCCCCGCATCCCCAAAAGCAACCTAGCGATCACTATTGCATAGTATTTTTGTACTTATCAAGATTTTACACCAACAATCAAATACAATTTCCGTAGATATGACAGTTTAGGGGGTAATTTTGGGTAATACTAAGAAAGCTCAATAAGTTAAATATAGCTTTGTATGTCTACTGAATTAACTGCTGAAACTTTAATCCCACTTTCTGTCCAAGAACGGAAAGCACTAATTTTGCATCATGCTTCATTAATTGATGTGACTCACATCGCAGATGAAGATTTACACATAGCATATAAATACGGAAAAATTATTTCCTCAATAGCACCAGCTTACTTCCAATATCAAATTGCACAAGACAAGCAGAATGGATCTGTTTTAGAATTAGATAGACAATCTCAGTTAATTAGTAGTAAAACTGAAAAATTCGCAGATGATTTTATTGAGTGGTTAAAACTCGACTTTGAAAAGAAAAATTCAATAATTGAGGATCATCCTAACCCATCCAATCTTTTTGAACTCTGTGGAGCTAAATTGCTAGTTACTAGCAACTCAGTGACAAGAAGCCTTAGTACAACAATGGGAAGTCTCTGGGAAAAGATATCTAATATTAGTCCTTATATTATTAACCCAGAATTTGAATTTGGAATTAAAATTACTGGAATTGATATTCTACTTTTTTCGGAAGAAACAGTTAAGTTTGCACAACTAAAAACTCTAAAAGGAACATTGACTGGTTCCCAAGTACCAAGAGCAAAAAAAGAATTAAGTATTCATGAAAACTCTTTGTTTATAGCAGCTTTTGATTTAGGTAAATGGACTTTTTCAAATAGAAGTAACATTCCTCGCATTGCTGGTAAACCATTTTGGAATATGATTTGCATGGATTATGATCTAGTTGAAAATCATATCCGAGATATGTTACAGAAAATTGATCAAGCATTTGCTGAATTAGCCACAAAATAAATAGTTACCAAATCTATAGAGAAAAAAGTGAAAGTTGTTCAGATATCTCTTTACCTTTTGCTTTCTTTCCTTGAATTAAGTTGAGAAGATAACTACCAAGTTCTTTAGCAAGTAATACGGGAACTGCATTACCAATTTGTTTATATTTAGAACTGATAGAACCATAAAAAATCCAATCATCGGGAAAAGTTTGAATTCTTGCAGATTCACGGACAGTTAAAGAACGTAATTCTACAGGATGACACATATCTGTAGCTTTTTGGTGTGGACTTGTTGTAATTGTTGGAGAAGGTTTATCCCAAGATAATCTTCTATAAAAACCCACTTTTCCACCTCCCGAATTATAAGCACCTCCCATAGCTTCTTGTTTTAATTCTTCTGGTAAATGCTTCCAGTTTTGTCCAGCTTCCAATAATCTTAAATATTTTAAGCGACTTTCTGGATAAGCCATAAATTCTTGTTCTGTATCAACTAAATCTGTTATAGCATCTTCTAAAGTTCGCCATTTAGGTAAAATTTTACCATCTTTACAATATTTGGGAATAGGAAATGTAGCAGCTTCACCATCTCTAGAACCAATAAATACTACACGCGCTCTATTCTGTGGAACACCATAATCTGCTGCTTCTAAAAGGTTATAAACGATGTTATAGCCTATTTCCTTCATTTCTGATAATACTACTTTCAAAGCAGCACCAGCTATTTCATCAACTTCCAAGGGTGGGTAATCTTTTCCTCTTTGGTTAATTGGTCTATGACGAAGTGGAGCAGAAAGCAAACCTTTGACATTTTCCATTAAGAAAAAACGGGGTTGGACTTCTTTAACAATGCGAACAAAGTCCATGAATAAACTACCGCGAGGGTCCATAACTGAACCTCTTTTCCCTGCGGTACTAAATGGCTGACAAGGTGGACCACCTGTTACTAAATCTACTTCTCCTGGTTGTAAAGCACGTCCTAAATTTAAAACTATTCCCCCTTCTTCAAGTAATTCTTGAGAACTGACGTTTTGTATTTCTCTGGGAATAGCACTTTCTTGCAAAAATGGACGATTAAGAGCAATTGTTTTTGTAGCATCACGGTCTTTTTCTACTACACTTACTGTATGAAATCCTGCTTGTTCCATACCCAAGTCTAGACCAAAAGCACCTGTAAATAAGGAAATAGAAATAGCTTTACCATCTATCATTCTTGTCGTTCCCCAACAATTACTAAAATCAATAGTTATATAATGAGATGTATAAGGAACTTGCTCATATATCACTAATTAGATCAAGTGTATCACTCTTTCGTGATAGATAAATTGAATAATTGTAAACATTACCAAATCATCGCCAAATTCAAAACAAACCCCTTTAAAACATCTTCCCCTGAAACCGTAGCAGGAGAATCCAAAACCTCAACCTCTTTTCCTGGTCTATAAATCTCCACTTGACGAGATTTACGATTAATTAATATACCCAAACGCACACCATTATCTATATATTCCTTCATCTTTTCCTGTGTAGTCTTCAAACTATCACTAGGAGAAAGTAACTCAATGACAAAATCAGGACAAATAGGAGGAAACTTTTGTTTTTCTTCATCACTTAAAGCATCCCATCTTTCCAACTTAATCCAAGAAGCATCAGGAGAACGATCTGCACCATTTGGTAATTTAAAACCAGTAGAAGAATCAAAAGCTATCCCAGTACCATCAGCATCAGTCCAATTAAATAATTGTTGATTGAGTCTACCATTACGATTTCCCGTTTCTCCCCCCGCAGGTGACATAATTATTAATTCCCCATTTGCATTTCTTTCAAATCTCAATTCGCGGTTGTTTTGACATAGCTGAAAAAACTGATCATCAGTCATATCTATCACTGATTTTAAACTCACAGTTAAAGCATTCATAACCACATCCCACAATTACAAAAATTGTTATTTTCCCAAATCATAAACTAATCTCCCTCTTCCTTTGCTCCTTTGCGACTACCCTTCGGGATCTCTAAGAGAGATTGCGCGAAACAAAATCAAGATATCATAGGCAGGTATAAAACCTGCCCATTTAATCCTATTCTATACCCTCAATCCGATTTTCCACCTCCTGATACAACTCACGTAACCGGTCTAAATTTTCCTCACTAGTCTCCCAATAACCGCGTCCATTCATTTCCAACAAAGTAGAAACAATCTTGCGGAAAGAATGAGGATTGAGATTCATGAGACGCTTTTGCATTTCCTCATCTTTGATGAAAGTCTCATTCGTGTCCTCATAAACCCAGTTATCCACAGCGCCAGCAGTCGCACTCCAACCAGTCGTATTTACCAACCGCTTAGAAAGTTCCCGCACACCTTCGTAACCGTGAGATAACATCCCCTCATACCATTTGGGATTTAACAACTTAGTCCGCGCATCTAAACGCACAGTTTCTGATAAACTTCTCACCTGTGCATTCGCAGTAGTTGTATCTGCAATGTAAGATGCAGGTTTCTTGCCATCTGCACGCAGACTTGCTACTAACTTAGTAGGATCAGAGTCAAAATAATGGGAAACATCTGTTAAACTGATTTCCGAAGAATCGAGATTCTGGAAAGTTGCATCAGCAGTTTTCAAAGTAGTTTCAAAAATCTCCCGCGACTCATCCATAACCCCAGGATTATCAGAATTGAAAGAGAAAGATTTCCGTTTCAAATACATTTCCTGTAACTCAGCTTCACTATCCCAAGTGCTATTCTCCACCGCTAAGTTAATATTAGAAGAATAAGAACCAGAAGCATTAGAGAAAACGCGAGTTGCAGCTTGACGCAGATTTATCCCCATGTCCTCCGCTTGTTTCAAAGCGTGCTTGCGGACAAAATTCATTTCCAAAGGTTCATCAGCTTCCGCAGCCATTTTCACACCTTGGTCAAGCAAATTCATTTGGTTAATGAACAAGTCGCGGAATACACCAGAACAGTTAATTACCACGTCAATTCTAGGACGACCCAACTCTGATAAAGGTATCAATTCCAACTTATTCACCCGTCCCAAAGCATCGGGTACTGGACGCACACCAATCATCCACATAATTTGGGCGAGGGATTCACCGTAGGTTTTGATGTTATCTGTACCCCAGAGGACACAGGCAATGGTTTCTGGCCAGTTTCCTTCATTTTCTGACCTGTTCCGTTCCAACAATCTATCAACGACGATTTTCGCAGATTGAACTGCGGCGGAAGTGGGGATAGATTGGGGATCTAAAGCGTGAATATTTTTACCAGTGGGTAATACGTCAGGATTACGGATAGGATCACCACCGGGACCAGGGAGAATATATTCACCAGCTAAACCTTGGAGAAGTCCACCCAGTTCGTTATCTGCACAAACTTGTTTTAAGCAGAATTCCAAATATTCAAACAGGGGTTTCAACGCAGAGGTATCAACTTTGGTGTAACCTGATTGATGCAGTGATTCTACCCAAGGTTCTTTTCTGCCCATATTGAAGAAATTCAACTTGGAAACCGCGATAACTCGACCTTCTGCGTCAATTTGTTCTTGAACTAATGCCGTTACAGCCGCACGGGTAGCGAGGGTGATATCTTGTAATAGTTGCACATCTGCCAAAATTCCGGCATCGTTGTTTCTGTAGATATCTTCAATGGTGCGTCCCAGACTTCTGGCAATAATTCCCGGTAAACCTTGAATTTCTTCCTCTTGCCGATCTAAACTAGCAATGTTGACCAAAGTTGCGATCGCTTCTTCAGCACTAGGAGGCTTACCAATCACGTGCAGTCCACAAGGTAACAAGCGTGATTCAATTTCCATCAACCTGCGATAAACGCTACCAACAATGTTATCCCGTTCTTCCGAGGACATATCCTTAGAATCGGTTTCTGGTAACTCAATATCCTTGTCTAAGTTGACAATGCGGCATTTATCCATGATGGAATTGACAATGGAAACGCCGCGTCCTGTGTCTTTCAAAGTTTGGTAAGAAGCAATTAACTCGCTGAGTTCCTTCAAACCCTTGTATAAACCAGCATTTTCCGCAGGTGGTGTCAGGTAAGAAATTGTTTCTGCGTAACTGCGACGTTTGGCAATTGTGGCTTCACTGGGGTTATTAGCTGCGTAATAATACAGGTTAGGAATTGAGCCAATTAGTTGATCTGGGTAACAATCACCGGACATTCCCATTTGCTTACCGGGCATAAATTCCAACGAGCCATGAGTACCAAAGTGTAACACAGCATCAGCGCCCCAAATCCGTTCTAGGTAGGTGTAGTAAGCTGCAAAACCGTGATGAGGACTTGCGGAACGGGAGAATAACAACCGCATGGGGTCGCCTTCATAACCAAATGTGGGCTGGACACCAATGAACACATTACCAAATTGTTTCCCATAAATCAACAGATTTTGTCCATCGCTGTTGAGGTTTCCGGGAGGTGGTCCCCAGTTCTCTTCTAAGCGTTGGGAGTAGGGTGTCAGTGCTTCATATTCTGGCACGGACATTTTGTAAGCAATGTTGAGTTCAGGACTGTTGTATTGTGCTTGTGCGTCGTGGATGACTTGTTCTAGCAACTCTTGGGGAGTTTCGGGAATGTCCTGCACGTCGTAACCGTTGTTTCTGAGTCCTTGTAAAACCTCGAAGATAGAACCGAATACGTCTAAATATGCGGCTGTACCCACGTTACCTTTGTCGGGAGGGAAGCTGAAAACAGTGATGGCAACTTTCTTGTCTAATTTGGGTTTGCGGCGGAGATTTGCCCATTTTAAGGCGCGTTGGGCAACTATTTCTACTCGGTCTTGTAAAGCGATCGCTCTCCCGGTTGCCCCATCTTTACCTGATAAGATAATCGGCTCAATTGCGCCGTCTAGTTCGGGTATAGCAATCTGTAAAGCCACTTGAATGGGATGTAACCCCAAATCGCTATCGAGCCATTCTTCCGTAGTCTGGAAGACCAAAGGCAATGCGACCATGTAAGGACGATTTAACCGTTTTAAGGCTTCAATAGCTTTAGGATGATCTTGTCTAGCGGGTCCACCCACCAAAGCGAAACCAGTTAAAGACACCACCGCATCTATTAACTGCATTTTTGTAATTGGTTCATAGAAGTAAGCTTCTATTGGTTTAGAGAAATCCAAACCACCAGCAAAAACAGGAAGAACTCTTGCCCCTAAAGATTCCAATTCCTGCACAATTGCCACATAATGGGCATCATCGCCGGTAACGAGGTGAGTCCGTTGTAATACCAAACCTACACAGGGTGCAAGGGGGTCTTTCAGGTTACTAGAAATGTCCTTGCGGGCAGAATACCAGTTCAGATATTCTCGCACATCCTCAAACATAGTCGGCGCTAAAGGATGCCAAATTCCCATGTCGGGATAAACAACTGGTGCTTCATACTTAGCAGCAGCAAAGCTTTCTTTTTCTACGCCTTTCAATACGTATTTATCAGCCAGCATCAGCAAGAAGTTTTCCAGGTTTTCCGCTGAACCACCTAGCCAATACTGAAAACTGAGCATGAAGTTTCTCGCGTCTTGTGCTTTTTCCATGGGGAGGAATTTCAGCACTTGGGGAAGTGTCCGCAACAACTTCAACATTCCATCTTGGAAACCAGCGCCAGATTTTTCTTTGCGCTT
The DNA window shown above is from Anabaena sp. WA102 and carries:
- a CDS encoding type II toxin-antitoxin system HicB family antitoxin, coding for MTLRYEINLYWSEQDQAFIAEVPDLPGCAADGETYQEALQNIEIIMQEWIETAQELGRKIPEPTQRLMSA
- a CDS encoding type II toxin-antitoxin system HicA family toxin; the encoded protein is MSQQDKLSAKILSGASDTNISFEQLCQLLIRLGFDERIRGSHHIFTKEGVEEILNLQPKQGKAKAYQVKQVREMLLKYQLGG
- a CDS encoding DNA cytosine methyltransferase; translated protein: MIDGKAISISLFTGAFGLDLGMEQAGFHTVSVVEKDRDATKTIALNRPFLQESAIPREIQNVSSQELLEEGGIVLNLGRALQPGEVDLVTGGPPCQPFSTAGKRGSVMDPRGSLFMDFVRIVKEVQPRFFLMENVKGLLSAPLRHRPINQRGKDYPPLEVDEIAGAALKVVLSEMKEIGYNIVYNLLEAADYGVPQNRARVVFIGSRDGEAATFPIPKYCKDGKILPKWRTLEDAITDLVDTEQEFMAYPESRLKYLRLLEAGQNWKHLPEELKQEAMGGAYNSGGGKVGFYRRLSWDKPSPTITTSPHQKATDMCHPVELRSLTVRESARIQTFPDDWIFYGSISSKYKQIGNAVPVLLAKELGSYLLNLIQGKKAKGKEISEQLSLFSL
- a CDS encoding Uma2 family endonuclease, translating into MNALTVSLKSVIDMTDDQFFQLCQNNRELRFERNANGELIIMSPAGGETGNRNGRLNQQLFNWTDADGTGIAFDSSTGFKLPNGADRSPDASWIKLERWDALSDEEKQKFPPICPDFVIELLSPSDSLKTTQEKMKEYIDNGVRLGILINRKSRQVEIYRPGKEVEVLDSPATVSGEDVLKGFVLNLAMIW
- a CDS encoding magnesium chelatase subunit H encodes the protein MFTQVKSTIRHIAPDDLRGRKLIKVVYVVLESQYQSALSQAVREINANHPSVAIEISGYLIEELRGTENYEELKRDIASANIFIASLIFIEDLAQKVVAAVEPHRDNLDVSVVFPSMPEVMRLNKMGSFSLAQLGQSKSVIANFMKKRKEKSGAGFQDGMLKLLRTLPQVLKFLPMEKAQDARNFMLSFQYWLGGSAENLENFLLMLADKYVLKGVEKESFAAAKYEAPVVYPDMGIWHPLAPTMFEDVREYLNWYSARKDISSNLKDPLAPCVGLVLQRTHLVTGDDAHYVAIVQELESLGARVLPVFAGGLDFSKPIEAYFYEPITKMQLIDAVVSLTGFALVGGPARQDHPKAIEALKRLNRPYMVALPLVFQTTEEWLDSDLGLHPIQVALQIAIPELDGAIEPIILSGKDGATGRAIALQDRVEIVAQRALKWANLRRKPKLDKKVAITVFSFPPDKGNVGTAAYLDVFGSIFEVLQGLRNNGYDVQDIPETPQELLEQVIHDAQAQYNSPELNIAYKMSVPEYEALTPYSQRLEENWGPPPGNLNSDGQNLLIYGKQFGNVFIGVQPTFGYEGDPMRLLFSRSASPHHGFAAYYTYLERIWGADAVLHFGTHGSLEFMPGKQMGMSGDCYPDQLIGSIPNLYYYAANNPSEATIAKRRSYAETISYLTPPAENAGLYKGLKELSELIASYQTLKDTGRGVSIVNSIMDKCRIVNLDKDIELPETDSKDMSSEERDNIVGSVYRRLMEIESRLLPCGLHVIGKPPSAEEAIATLVNIASLDRQEEEIQGLPGIIARSLGRTIEDIYRNNDAGILADVQLLQDITLATRAAVTALVQEQIDAEGRVIAVSKLNFFNMGRKEPWVESLHQSGYTKVDTSALKPLFEYLEFCLKQVCADNELGGLLQGLAGEYILPGPGGDPIRNPDVLPTGKNIHALDPQSIPTSAAVQSAKIVVDRLLERNRSENEGNWPETIACVLWGTDNIKTYGESLAQIMWMIGVRPVPDALGRVNKLELIPLSELGRPRIDVVINCSGVFRDLFINQMNLLDQGVKMAAEADEPLEMNFVRKHALKQAEDMGINLRQAATRVFSNASGSYSSNINLAVENSTWDSEAELQEMYLKRKSFSFNSDNPGVMDESREIFETTLKTADATFQNLDSSEISLTDVSHYFDSDPTKLVASLRADGKKPASYIADTTTANAQVRSLSETVRLDARTKLLNPKWYEGMLSHGYEGVRELSKRLVNTTGWSATAGAVDNWVYEDTNETFIKDEEMQKRLMNLNPHSFRKIVSTLLEMNGRGYWETSEENLDRLRELYQEVENRIEGIE